The Neosynechococcus sphagnicola sy1 DNA segment GGGCTGTTTTGACCACCGCAGGTAAGCCGACATCCTGAGCCATGCGGAGGGCAATGACATTTTCTGAACTAGCCAGGGCTGCATACATATCGAGGGAGTCCTGATGACCATGACATCCCGCAAAGTCCTGCCCCTGCCAGGTCAGCGGTGAACAGGAATAGGAGCTAGCTGGGGAAATACCACGTTCTAGGGCAGCAGTGTAAGTAAAGATTTTAAAGGTAGATCCTGGTTGTCGCAGGGATTGGGTGGCGCGATTAAATTCACTTTTTTGATAATCAACCCCGCCCACCAGCGCCAGAATACCGCCAGTTTTAGCGTCTAGGGTAATGGCTGCCCCCTGGGAAAAGCGATAGCTGACCCCCGTTGTCGTCACCGTCTGGCGTAGGGTGGTTTCGAGGTGTTTTTGCAGCCTCAGATCTAGTCCCGTTTCCACGATAAAGTTTCCCTCTTGCGCTAGTTGCTCCCCCAGGAGTGCCTGGAGTTCGCTGAAGACCTGGGCATAGAAATAGGGAGCTAACGTGCTTTCGAGTTGCTGACGGGCTTTGGGATTGAGCTGAATCCGCGATCGCCGTGCCCGTTGGGCTTCTTCGGCGGAGATCATGCCCTGAACAGCCATCCGTTCCAGGACGCGATCGCGGTACTCCACCGCCGCTTCGTAGTCCCGCACCGGATTAAAGCGGTTGGGGGCGGGCAAAATTCCCACCAGGGTAGCGGCTTCTGCCAGGGTGAGACTCTGGGCGGACTTGCCGAAATAGAACTGGGCAGCATCCTCAAACCCGTAGGTGCCACTGCCTAAATAGACTTTATTTAAGTAAGTGGTAAGTAGTGAATTTTTACTATAGTAGCTTTCCAGCTTCAGAGCGACAACGGCTTCCCGCAGCTTCCGACCTGCAGAATCTTGCGTACCGACATACTCCCGAAACAGATTTCGGGCTAACTGTTGGGTGAGCGTACTGGCTCCTTCTCGGATCTCGCCGCCGCGCAGGTTGGTAACCAATGCCCGAGTAATTCCAATCGGGTCAACCCCTATGTGCCAGTAATAGCGGCTGTCTTCTGAAGCAACCACGGCTTTCGGCAGGTAAGGAGAAAAGTCCGAGAGCTGCTTCAACTCGACATGGGCCTGATTTTGCGGCGGTTGCAGGGGGGTAGACCCATCCCGGGCATAGACCACCACCGGCCCCTGGATCGCCACGGGCAGGGGCTGCACCGAGAATTTTTGCCATTCCAGTAAGACAAAACTCAGCGCCAAGGTCACACTCAGGCCAAACCCGATGAGACCATAGTGCAGGAGCCGCATAGACCAAGGGGGTGGATTAACATACCGGATACGCACAGCATTTGCGAGTTCAGGTGGCCCCAGGGTTAGCACATCTCCATGACGCAACAATCGCGATTTCAGCCGCTGTCGTCCGCGATAGATGCCATTGGTGGAATTTTCATCGCGGATCATAAACTTGCCCTGGGAACCTCGACCTTTGCGGGTGAGGGAGCAATGAACTTGACTGACCACAGAATTACGAATGACAATATCGC contains these protein-coding regions:
- a CDS encoding PBP1A family penicillin-binding protein, translated to MYRANVNFSKLILKSNARVPEFWIQNGGTHPADIYPLLGDRYVIGRSSRACDIVIRNSVVSQVHCSLTRKGRGSQGKFMIRDENSTNGIYRGRQRLKSRLLRHGDVLTLGPPELANAVRIRYVNPPPWSMRLLHYGLIGFGLSVTLALSFVLLEWQKFSVQPLPVAIQGPVVVYARDGSTPLQPPQNQAHVELKQLSDFSPYLPKAVVASEDSRYYWHIGVDPIGITRALVTNLRGGEIREGASTLTQQLARNLFREYVGTQDSAGRKLREAVVALKLESYYSKNSLLTTYLNKVYLGSGTYGFEDAAQFYFGKSAQSLTLAEAATLVGILPAPNRFNPVRDYEAAVEYRDRVLERMAVQGMISAEEAQRARRSRIQLNPKARQQLESTLAPYFYAQVFSELQALLGEQLAQEGNFIVETGLDLRLQKHLETTLRQTVTTTGVSYRFSQGAAITLDAKTGGILALVGGVDYQKSEFNRATQSLRQPGSTFKIFTYTAALERGISPASSYSCSPLTWQGQDFAGCHGHQDSLDMYAALASSENVIALRMAQDVGLPAVVKTAQRMGITAPLKPVPGLILGQSEVTLLEMTGAFGVLANQGYRNRPHAIQRILDSSDCRDRKQRQTCRVIYDYAQGGGINVPVLQPAIAAEMTTLLQGVVRSGTGQAAALGLGEAGKTGTTNDGVDLWFIGYVPSRQLVAGVWLGNDDNTPTAGSSAQAAQLWGDYMRQAVQ